In the Coturnix japonica isolate 7356 chromosome 6, Coturnix japonica 2.1, whole genome shotgun sequence genome, one interval contains:
- the BNIP3 gene encoding BCL2/adenovirus E1B 19 kDa protein-interacting protein 3 translates to MQLLLPCSSLCSSPPRSQTPLDSHRALEIESHSSGEKNSFQSEEDFLERRKEVERLLKKNADWIWDWSSRPENIPPKEFLFKHPRRTATLSMRNTSVMKKGGIFSAEFLKVFLPSLLLSHLLAIGLGIYIGRRLTTTASSSSF, encoded by the exons ATGCAGCTCCTTCTCCcttgttcttctctttgttcaAGCCCTCCTCGTTCCCAGACACCTCTGGACAGCCACAGAGCTCTGGAAATAGAAAGCCATAGCagtggagagaaaaacagcttccAG tctgaagaagatttccttgaaaggaggaaagaggtaGAAAGGctcctgaagaaaaatgcagactgGATATGGGATTGGTCCAGCAGGCCAGAGAACATCCCTCCAAA GGAATTCCTTTTCAAACACCCCAGGCGCACAGCCACACTCAGCATGAGGAACACCAGCGTCATGAAGAAAGGGGGGATCTTCTCAGCAGAGTTCTTGAAGGTTTTCCTcccatctctgcttctctcccaCTTGCTCGCCATTGGACTGGG GATTTACATTGGAAGGCGCCTCACCACCACAGCTTCGAGCAGTTCTTTCTGA